The Mycobacterium seoulense genomic interval CGCCATTTACCTGCAGCACGGGATCGACACGGCCCGCGAGGTGATCCTGCGGCTGTTCGGCGCGCTGCTCGACGCCGCGCCGACGCTCGGGGCCGGGCTGGACTGGAAGACCAGCCTGCAGGAGCTGACCGCGGCGCGCGGCATGGGCGCGCCGTCCTACGTCGTCACCTCCACCGGTCCGGACCACGACAAGGAGTTCACCGCCGTCGTCGTCGTGATGGACACCGAATACGGCTCCGGTGTCGGCCGCTCCAAGAAGGAGGCCGAGCAGAAGGCCGCGGCGGCGACGTGGAAGACGCTGGAATCGCGCGATACGGCGGGGAAAACGTCCGTCTAGATCTATGGTGATGACCCGCCGCGCCCGGCTTCGCCGCGCTTGCGATCATCACTAGATGCCCGAGCTACCCGAAGTCGAGGTGGTGCGCCGCGGCTTGCAGGCCCGCGTCGTGGGCAGGACGATCAAGGCCGTCCGGGTGCACCACCCGCGCGCGGTGCGCCGGCACGACGCCGGGCCCGCCGACCTCACCGCCCGGCTGCTCGACGCCCGGATCACCGGCACCGACCGGCGCGGCAAGTACCTGTGGCTGCTGCTCGACACCGAGCCCGCGCCGTCTGAATCGGACACGGCCCTGGTGGTCCACCTCGGTATGAGCGGGCAGATGCTGCTCGGACAGGTGCCGCGCGCCGACCACGTGCGCATCTCCGCGCTGCTCGACGACGGGACGGTGTTGAGCTTCGCCGATCAGCGCACCTTCGGCGGGTGGATGCTCGCCGATCTGGTGAGCGTGGACGGGAGCGTGGTGCCCGCGCCCGTCGCACACCTCGCGCGCGACCCGCTGGACCCGCTCTTCGACCGCGATGGCGTCGTTAATGTGTTGCGGCACAAGCATTCCGAGATCAAGCGGCAGCTCCTCGACCAAACCGTGGTGTCGGGCATCGGCAACATCTACGCCGACGAGGCGCTCTGGCGGGCCAAGGTCAACGGCGCCCGGATCGCCGCGACGCTGAGCCGCCCGCGGCTGGGCGCCGTCCTGGACGCCGCGGCCGAGGTGATGCGCGACGCGCTGGCGCAGGGCGGGACGTCGTTCGACTCGCTGTACATCAACGTCAACGGAGAATCCGGTTACTTCGACCGGTCGCTGGACGCCTACGGCCGCGACGGGCAGAGCTGCCGGCGCTGCGGCGCGGTGATGCGCCGGGAGAAGTTCATGAACCGGTCGTCGGTCTACTGCCCGAAGTGTCAGCCGAGGCCGCGGCTTTGACTGTGCTCGTGGGGTTTTGAGTGTGCGGCGACGGCGGCGACACGCCGAGCGGCATCGCCCAGGACGCACACTCGGAGGCGCTTGCGGAACCGATTCCGAAGAAGGTGAGGTTACCCTCACCTTTCATCGTTATCCTGGGTGGCATGGTGAACCTGTGGCGTCGGGGCGGCTAGTGCGGAACTCAGTTCGTGCACCGGGTCCGACGACCGTGCTGGCTCAGCTCGCGCCGGGCCAGCGGGCGACGATCGTGGGCGTGACTCCGGCGGCATCACCCGTGGTCGCGGGCCGTCTGCGGCAGCTGGGGTTCCGGCCGGCGTCCCACGTCGAGGTGATCCGGCGCGCCCCGATGGGCGACCCGACCATCTACCGGGTTCAAGACACCGAACTGTGCCTGCGGCGGCGCGAGGCGCAACTGATCGAAGTCGACCCGGGCAGCCCCGCATGACGTCCTGCCACGAGGAGGGCGGCGCCGCGGTCGCAGTCGCGGGCGCGGCACGCGTCGCTCTGGTGGGCAGCCCCAACGCGGGCAAGACGTCCGTGTTCAACCACCTGACCGGACTGCGCGCCAAGACCGGCAACTATCCGGGCGTCACCGTCGGCCGCAGCGTCGGCATCACGAAGGTGGACGGCCTCGAGATCGCCGTCGAAGACCTGCCGGGCACCTACAGCCTGGAGCCCATCAGCCCGGACGAACAGGTCGTGTCCGATCTGCTGGTCGGCAACATGGCCGAGACCACCCCGCCCGATGCGATCGTCCTGGTGGCCGACGCCACCACACTGCACCGTTCGGTCACGCTCGTGGCGCAGGTGCTGAGGCTCGACGTTCCGTGCCTGTTGGCGCTGACCATGACCGACGAGTTGACCGCGCGCGGGGGCGGCATCTCCGTCGACGCCCTGGCGACGGCGCTGGGCATTCCGGTGATCCCGGTGATCGCGCACCGGGGGGCCGGGATCGACACCCTGCGCGCCCAACTGGTGTCCTTCGACCGGTGGTCACGACCCCCGATCCTGCCCCCGGGTCAGGACGACGCGATCGACGCCTGGGGCAAGTCCGTGCTGGATGCGGCCGGATACGTTGCGCCGCGCCCGGATCGGCGCACGCGAGGAATCGACGCGATCGTCCTGCATCCGTTGTGGGGAACCGTCATCTTCTTCGCGGTGATGTTCTGCTTCTTTCAGGTCGTGTTCACCGTCGCCGCGCCCCTGCAGGACCGGGTGAGTCAGGGGCTGGGCTGGCTGGGCGCACTGGTCAGCGACCACGTAGGCAACTACGTGGTGCGCGGCCTGCTCGGCCAGGGCCTCATCGGGGGCGTGGGCACGGTGCTTCAGTTCATCCCGCAGATCGTGTTGCTGTTCCTCTTGATCGCGTTGTTGGAGAACGTCGGCTACATGGCGCGGGCCGCGTTCTTGATGGACCGGGTGATGGCCGCGACGGGGTTGGAGGGTCGCGCCTTCGTCGCGATGCTCTCGTCGTTTGCGTGCGCGATCCCGGGAATCATGGCCACCCGGACGCTGCCGTCATCGCGCGACCGGATCGCCACCATCATCACGGCGCCGCTGATGACCTGCTCGGCACGGCTTCCGGTGTTCACCCTGCTGGTGGGGCTGCTGGTTTCGCCGCAGACCCAGTGGTGGGGCCTGAGCGCACAGGGCGTCGCGATGTTCCTGCTGTATCTGTGCGGCGGCACCTCGGCGCTGATCGCCGCGTCGCTGTTCAAGTCGACGATCCTGCGCAGCGACCTGCTGCCGTTCACGATGGAGCTTCCGCCGTACCGCTTCCCGTCGGTCAGAAACGTGCTCATCACGATGTGGGATTCGGCCAAAGTGTTCTTGCGCAAGGCCGGAACCATCATCTTGGGCACGTCGGTGGTGCTGTGGGTGCTGCTGAATCTGCCCGCACGCCAAGCGGAAACCGCGCACATGTCGGCGACCGAGACGACCGCCTACGTGATGGACCACAGTTACGCCGCCGATGTCGGCAAGGCGATCGGGCCGGTGTTCAAGCCGCTGGGGTTCGATTGGCACATCAACGTCGCCCTGCTCGGTTCCTTCTCGGCGCGTGAGGTTTTCGTGTCGACCCTGGGCCAGGTGTCGGCGGCGACGAACCCCGAGGACCCGCATGAGGCTCTCGTCGGCATGACGGACGAGGACGGCCACCAGGTGTTCACCTCGCCGACCGTCATCGCGCTGATGGCGTACTTCATCTTCGCGCTGCAATGCATGTCCACCGTCGCGGTGATGCGCCGCGAGACGAATTCCTGGCGGTGGCCCGCCTTCGCCTGGTGCTACATGTTCGTCCTGGCATGGACGATGGCGTTCGCCGCCCGGTCGATCGCGATCGGCGTGGGCGCATGATCCCGATCCACGCCACGGCCACGTCCGATCCCGCACAGCTGCGCTGGGTGGTCCCGCCCGACCGGCTGCCGGCGCGCGGCCGCGTCCGGCAGGCCCCGGGCAGGCTGGGCGCAATGCTGGGCAGCGGGACGATCGCCGAGATTACGGTCGGCGCCGACGACATTCTGATCACGCTCGGCGCGGGCAGCGGCTGGCGTGAGCTGGGGGACGACGTTCGCGAGGCACTCGGTGAGGCGCTGGTCGACCCGCAAGGCTGGTCGGTCGAGGAATCATCCGGCCCGGATTTGGAAAGCGTTGCGGCGGAACTGCTTGCGGGCCCCGTCGGGGCACTTGCCGCTTCGCACGGCGGGTCGATCGAGCTCGTCTCGGTGACCGGCCACACCGTGACCGTGCGAATGGCCGGCGCGTGCGACGGATGTCCGGCGGCGACGTCCACACTACGGGACGTATTCGAGCGCGAACTGCGGCGGCGGTTCGACGAGCGAGTCGTGGTGGCCTGCGAAAGCGGTTCGACCGCAATCTCGTTGGGTAAGAAGCTGCTGTCGTTGATCGTCCGCTGAGGGAGCGTTCACTCGAAGATGTCCCGGCGGGCAGCACCGGCGGGTAAGGCGGGGTCGACAAACCACTCGCGGGAAACAGCAGTCCGAGCCGAGAATCGCCGCGAGTCGCTGCGCCGCTTCCTCGACGTCCGCTCGCCCGAAACGCACGCGTCCCGGTGGATCCGGGTAGCACAGCGGACACCCAAAATGTCGGCGCTCGAATGCAATTCGTCCAGGCGGAAACCACCTTCGTCGTTCTGAATCCGCCCGTCGGTCGCGGTGACGACGACGTGGAATGCGACCACGGTGGTCATGAAACGCAGTATGCCCGCGGCACCGGGCGCGCACCGCCCGGTAAAAAGTAGGGCATGACCGAACTATGGGTGCAGCGCACCGGATCGCGCCGCTACACCGGGCATAGCTCGCGCGGTGCGCAGGTACTCGTCGGCTCGGAGGACGTCGAGGGCGTGTTCACCCCCGGCGAGCTGCTGAAGATCGCGCTCGCCGCGTGCAGCGGGATGTCCAGCGACCAGCCGCTCGCGCGCCGGCTCGGCGACGACTACCAGGCGGTGGTGAGGGTCTCCGGCGACGCCGACCGCGAACGCGAGGTCTATCCACTGCTGGAAGAGACGCTCGAGCTCGACCTTTCCGGGCTGTCGCCGGAGGAGAAGGAGCGCCTGCTGACCGTCGTCGACCGGGCGATCGACCTGGTCTGCACCGTCGGGCGCACGCTGAAAGCCGGCACACAGGTCGAGTTCAAGGTGACCGATGTCGGATCCTGACATCCGGCTCACCGCCTGGGTGCACGGCCAGGTCCAGGGCGTCGGCTTCCGCTGGTGGACGCGCTGCCGGGCGCTCGAGCTGGGCCTTACCGGCTATGCGGCCAACCAGGCCGACGGCCGCGTGCTGGTGGTCGCCCAGGGGCCGCGCGAAGCGGGTGAGAAGCTGCTGGCGCTGCTCAAAGGCGGCGAGTCGTGGCCGTCGAGGCCGGGCCGCGTCGACAAGGTCGTCGCGGACTGGTCGCAGCCGCAGGAACGGTTCGAGGGTTTCGTCGAGCGCTGATCACATCAGCCACAGGGGCACCGCCGTGGGCGGCTGCGGTCGGATCGCAAACGTGATAGCGCCGGCGCTATCACGTTTCGTACTCACGTATTGCAGCTCTCCGAGTGACGGATGTGGCTTGTGTGGCCGCTGCGCCGACCGCCCGGTTTTCCGGCCGCCGACACTCCTGTGAGGAGGCGGGACGAGCCGAGCTGACCGGTAGTCTGGCTGGCCGTGTACCTCAAGAGTCTGACGCTGAAGGGCTTCAAGTCCTTCGCATCGCCGACGACTCTGCGTTTCGAGCCCGGGATCACCGCGGTCGTCGGGCCCAACGGCTCCGGGAAATCCAACGTCGTCGACGCCCTGGCCTGGGTCATGGGGGAGCAGGGAGCGAAGACCCTGCGCGGCGGCAAGATGGAAGACGTCATCTTCGCCGGCACCTCGTCGCGGGCCCCCCTGGGCCGCGCCGAAGTCACCGTCACCATCGACAACTCCGACAACGCGCTGCCCATCGAATACTCCGAGGTGTCGATCACCCGGCGCATGTTCAGGGACGGCGCCAGCGAATACGAAATCAACGGCGCCAGTTGCCGTTTGATGGACGTGCAAGAGCTGCTGAGCGACTCCGGGATCGGCCGGGAGATGCACGTCATCGTGGGGCAGGGCAAGCTCGACGAGATCTTGCAGTCGCGCCCCGAAGATCGTCGCGCCTTCATCGA includes:
- the mutM gene encoding DNA-formamidopyrimidine glycosylase gives rise to the protein MPELPEVEVVRRGLQARVVGRTIKAVRVHHPRAVRRHDAGPADLTARLLDARITGTDRRGKYLWLLLDTEPAPSESDTALVVHLGMSGQMLLGQVPRADHVRISALLDDGTVLSFADQRTFGGWMLADLVSVDGSVVPAPVAHLARDPLDPLFDRDGVVNVLRHKHSEIKRQLLDQTVVSGIGNIYADEALWRAKVNGARIAATLSRPRLGAVLDAAAEVMRDALAQGGTSFDSLYINVNGESGYFDRSLDAYGRDGQSCRRCGAVMRREKFMNRSSVYCPKCQPRPRL
- a CDS encoding FeoA family protein, with translation MLAQLAPGQRATIVGVTPAASPVVAGRLRQLGFRPASHVEVIRRAPMGDPTIYRVQDTELCLRRREAQLIEVDPGSPA
- the feoB gene encoding ferrous iron transporter B; amino-acid sequence: MTSCHEEGGAAVAVAGAARVALVGSPNAGKTSVFNHLTGLRAKTGNYPGVTVGRSVGITKVDGLEIAVEDLPGTYSLEPISPDEQVVSDLLVGNMAETTPPDAIVLVADATTLHRSVTLVAQVLRLDVPCLLALTMTDELTARGGGISVDALATALGIPVIPVIAHRGAGIDTLRAQLVSFDRWSRPPILPPGQDDAIDAWGKSVLDAAGYVAPRPDRRTRGIDAIVLHPLWGTVIFFAVMFCFFQVVFTVAAPLQDRVSQGLGWLGALVSDHVGNYVVRGLLGQGLIGGVGTVLQFIPQIVLLFLLIALLENVGYMARAAFLMDRVMAATGLEGRAFVAMLSSFACAIPGIMATRTLPSSRDRIATIITAPLMTCSARLPVFTLLVGLLVSPQTQWWGLSAQGVAMFLLYLCGGTSALIAASLFKSTILRSDLLPFTMELPPYRFPSVRNVLITMWDSAKVFLRKAGTIILGTSVVLWVLLNLPARQAETAHMSATETTAYVMDHSYAADVGKAIGPVFKPLGFDWHINVALLGSFSAREVFVSTLGQVSAATNPEDPHEALVGMTDEDGHQVFTSPTVIALMAYFIFALQCMSTVAVMRRETNSWRWPAFAWCYMFVLAWTMAFAARSIAIGVGA
- a CDS encoding NifU family protein gives rise to the protein MIPIHATATSDPAQLRWVVPPDRLPARGRVRQAPGRLGAMLGSGTIAEITVGADDILITLGAGSGWRELGDDVREALGEALVDPQGWSVEESSGPDLESVAAELLAGPVGALAASHGGSIELVSVTGHTVTVRMAGACDGCPAATSTLRDVFERELRRRFDERVVVACESGSTAISLGKKLLSLIVR
- a CDS encoding OsmC family protein; protein product: MTELWVQRTGSRRYTGHSSRGAQVLVGSEDVEGVFTPGELLKIALAACSGMSSDQPLARRLGDDYQAVVRVSGDADREREVYPLLEETLELDLSGLSPEEKERLLTVVDRAIDLVCTVGRTLKAGTQVEFKVTDVGS
- a CDS encoding acylphosphatase, which produces MSDPDIRLTAWVHGQVQGVGFRWWTRCRALELGLTGYAANQADGRVLVVAQGPREAGEKLLALLKGGESWPSRPGRVDKVVADWSQPQERFEGFVER